From the genome of Triticum aestivum cultivar Chinese Spring chromosome 3B, IWGSC CS RefSeq v2.1, whole genome shotgun sequence, one region includes:
- the LOC123069030 gene encoding aromatic aminotransferase ISS1, with protein sequence MGSFAKLAKRCVETEAPVMVKIQELLRGATDVMSLAQGIVYWQPPETALNKVKEIVWEPATSKYGADDGLPELREALLEKLRRENKLTKSSVMVTAGANQAFVNLVLTLCDAGDSVVMFAPYYFNSFMSFQMTGVTDILVGASNPKTLHPDVDWLEKVLKENNPIPKLVTVVNPGNPSGAFIPKPMLQRISDLCRNAGAWLVVDNTYEYFMYDKMEHYCLEDDHIVNLFSFSKAYGMMGWRVGYIAYPSEADGFHAQLLKVQDNIPICASIIGQRLALYSLEAGPEWIRERVNDLVKNRELLVEAMSPLGEDAVKGGEGAIYLWAKLPDNCSDDFEVVRWLATKHGVAVIPGSASGGPGYIRVSFGGLKEEDTRLAGERLRRGLQELVTDGMVQ encoded by the exons ATGGGCAGCTTCGCCAAGCTGGCCAAGAGGTGCGTGGAGACGGAGGCGCCGGTCATGGTGAAG ATACAAGAGCTGCTTCGAGGGGCCACGGATGTGATGTCGCTTGCGCAG GGAATTGTTTATTGGCAACCTCCTGAGACAGCCCTGAACAAGGTCAAGGAAATTGTATGGGAACCAGCAACCAGTAAATATGGTGCTGATGATGGCCTTCCCGAGCTTCGAGAAGCACTTCTCGAGAAG CTTCGCAGAGAGAATAAGCTAACCAAGTCATCTGTTATGGTGACCGCTGGTGCAAATCAG GCTTTTGTAAACCTGGTTCTGACCCTTTGCGATGCTGGTGATTCAGTTGTCATGTTCGCACCATACTATTTcaattccttcatgtcattccagatgaCTGGCGTCACTGATATATTAGTTGGTGCTAGCAATCCCAAGACTCTTCATCCTGATGTTG ATTGGTTGGAGAAGGTGCTGAAAGAAAATAACCCTATCCCTAAACTTGTTACTGTTGTCAATCCGGGAAACCCATCTGGAGCTTTTATTCCCAAGCCTATGCTACAG AGAATTTCAGACCTGTGCAGGAATGCTGGTGCATGGCTGGTGGTTGACAACACCTATGA GTACTTCATGTATGATAAAATGGAGCACTACTGCCTAGAGGATGATCATATTGTCAACCTTTTCTCGTTCTCAAAGGCTTATGGCATGATGGGGTGGCGAGTAGGATAC ATTGCATATCCAAGTGAAGCCGATGGTTTCCACGCGCAGCTCCTTAAGGTGCAAGATAACATACCTATCTGTGCTTCCATCATCGGGCAGCGCCTGGCTCTATACTCATTGGAGGCCGGCCCAGAGTGGATCAGGGAAAGGGTGAATGATCTCGTGAAAAACCGCGAGCTGCTTGTGGAAGCAATGTCTCCCCTTGGTGAGGATGCTGTCAAGGGTGGGGAGGGTGCCATCTATCTCTGGGCTAAACTACCAGATAACTGTTCAGACGACTTTGAGGTTGTCAGGTGGCTCGCGACCAAGCACGGCGTCGCAGTGATCCCCGGGAGCGCCAGCGGAGGCCCCGGATACATCCGTGTTTCTTTTGGAGGACTGAAAGAAGAAGACACAAGGCTCGCCGGCGAGAGGCTAAGGCGGGGATTGCAAGAGCTGGTGACCGATGGGATGGTACAGTAA